A window of Candidatus Methylomirabilota bacterium contains these coding sequences:
- a CDS encoding methionyl-tRNA formyltransferase encodes MRLSFMGTPIFALPSLKALMAAGHEICLVVTQPDRPAGRGRVSTPPPIKLAAQELGLPLLQPEKVGEPTVIAALQAARPEAIIVVAYGQLLPKSILTLPPHGCLNVHASLLPKYRGAAPISWAIIRGETVTGVTMMQIEARMDAGPLLLQRAEPIRPHDTTATLSERLAVLGAKLLCQTLDQVARDTVHLVPQDECRATYAPKLLPTDTHLDWARDAWTLDCLIRGLCPAPGAVTNFGERHIKVLQADVEAAVDSLPGTVCAVDQKKGILVAAKSGGLWLTQVQPENRRAMAATEFARGYRVRVGDGFGTF; translated from the coding sequence ATGCGCCTAAGCTTCATGGGGACGCCGATCTTCGCCCTACCGTCACTCAAAGCGCTCATGGCTGCCGGGCACGAGATCTGCCTGGTCGTCACCCAACCCGATCGACCGGCCGGACGCGGCCGCGTCTCTACCCCGCCGCCGATCAAACTCGCCGCCCAGGAACTCGGCCTGCCACTACTGCAGCCCGAAAAGGTGGGCGAGCCGACAGTCATTGCCGCGCTGCAGGCGGCCCGGCCTGAGGCGATCATCGTCGTCGCCTATGGCCAGCTTCTCCCGAAGTCGATCCTCACACTGCCGCCCCATGGCTGTCTGAACGTTCATGCGTCGCTTCTACCTAAATACCGCGGCGCGGCGCCGATTTCGTGGGCGATCATCAGAGGCGAGACCGTAACGGGGGTGACGATGATGCAGATCGAAGCGCGAATGGACGCCGGGCCTCTATTGCTGCAGCGGGCCGAGCCGATTCGACCGCACGATACGACCGCAACCCTGTCCGAGCGACTGGCCGTGCTGGGAGCGAAACTGTTGTGCCAGACCCTTGATCAGGTAGCGCGCGATACCGTCCACTTGGTCCCACAGGATGAGTGCAGAGCGACCTATGCGCCGAAGCTGCTTCCCACCGATACACACCTGGACTGGGCCCGCGATGCCTGGACGCTCGATTGCCTGATTCGGGGTCTCTGCCCGGCACCGGGCGCGGTAACGAATTTTGGCGAACGGCACATCAAGGTCCTGCAAGCCGACGTCGAGGCGGCGGTCGACTCTCTCCCAGGTACCGTGTGTGCAGTGGATCAGAAAAAAGGGATACTGGTGGCCGCCAAGTCCGGAGGGTTGTGGCTGACGCAGGTCCAGCCGGAGAACCGCCGCGCCATGGCCGCGACGGAGTTTGCGAGAGGATATCGTGTCCGTGTCGGTGACGGCTTTGGCACGTTCTAG
- a CDS encoding serine protease encodes MPKEKSNSKMRGDLSPCDLQTGVRAVHNRFSCPDISRTGIRWIVILLGMASLNLPAIASSAAQTDTGSTLTTKEANKLVQYHNKVRVEVGVGPVKWSPIVATFAQQWANEVARTGEVRHRPREGKWKQKYGENIAWGFGGAHDVLSGAERWYAAIKFYTPGTPIPDSFGNFKAGHYTQMVWKDTTEIGAGKAIIQTGERKGWLVIVCNYNPPGNLIDKKPC; translated from the coding sequence ATGCCGAAGGAGAAGTCCAATTCAAAGATGCGAGGGGACCTGTCTCCGTGCGACCTACAGACGGGCGTTCGCGCTGTGCACAATCGGTTTAGCTGCCCCGATATCAGCAGGACCGGGATTCGCTGGATCGTAATCCTGCTTGGGATGGCGTCGCTTAACCTGCCGGCGATCGCCAGTAGCGCGGCACAGACCGATACCGGTTCTACGCTCACCACCAAAGAAGCCAACAAGTTAGTCCAGTATCACAACAAGGTTCGCGTGGAGGTGGGTGTTGGACCTGTCAAATGGTCGCCGATAGTGGCCACATTTGCGCAGCAGTGGGCAAATGAAGTGGCTAGGACCGGAGAGGTGAGACATCGGCCACGAGAGGGTAAGTGGAAGCAGAAATACGGTGAGAATATCGCGTGGGGATTCGGCGGCGCTCATGATGTACTGTCTGGTGCCGAACGCTGGTACGCCGCAATCAAGTTCTACACTCCCGGAACTCCGATTCCGGACTCGTTCGGGAACTTCAAGGCAGGGCATTACACCCAAATGGTTTGGAAGGACACGACCGAAATCGGAGCCGGCAAGGCGATCATCCAGACGGGCGAGAGGAAAGGCTGGTTGGTCATCGTCTGCAACTACAACCCGCCTGGGAATCTCATTGACAAGAAACCATGCTGA
- a CDS encoding nitric-oxide reductase large subunit, with product MMAHPNGLSPWWRYALAIVLLVGLTVLIWLAVRTYQYAPPIPERVVGPGGAVILTADDIRAGQEVFLKYGLMENGSVWGHGAYLGPDFSAAYLHALAVQAGPALKQNRYDPQTGALTFTETEVAVFEKQVAQWTDYFAEPAGNVGLPAKYIVDPTELRQLTAFFAWTAWASVANRPGKPYSYTNNFPYEPLAGNTLTADAILWSALSLIALLAGIAGVLVAFGKFDFLGWKGGSGHVHPMMLPGMASESQRATIKLFVIVALLFLAQVIVGAATAHYRAEPGKFYGIDLAQIAPSHIMRTWHLQFAIFWIATAYVAGGLFLAATLGNSEPRGQVLGINLLGAALLVVVVGSSLGEWLGVQQVFGSLWFWLGHQGWEYLDLGRLWQILLVVGLLLWLMLLVRATASARQNPKQRQIASLFLYAALAIPLFYLPAMFFDSTTHLSVVDNWRFWIVHLWVEGFLELFVTVMVALIFLELGVMSQTNVARVVYLDAILYLGSGIIGTGHHWYWTGQTTITMALSAVFSAMEVVPLTLLTLDAWDFIKLTRSQCGVCELPVSFPHKWTFYFLMAVGFWNFVGAGVFGFLINLPVVSFYEVGTILTSNHGHTAMMGVFGMLALALMVIAFRQVLDEPQWQRIEKLVRVSFWGLNVGLAMMVILSLFPGGILQLWDVLTNGYWHARGPEFMNRPFVRLLEWLRLPGDAVFIVFGAAPMAWAAVLTWRSVLVGRRRHSRNNIDSLSSWSSS from the coding sequence ATGATGGCACACCCTAATGGGCTGTCCCCGTGGTGGCGGTACGCGCTCGCTATCGTCTTGCTGGTCGGGTTGACGGTCTTGATCTGGCTGGCGGTACGCACCTATCAGTACGCGCCGCCGATTCCAGAGAGGGTCGTTGGACCGGGCGGCGCGGTCATCTTGACAGCCGATGACATCCGCGCCGGACAGGAAGTGTTCTTGAAGTACGGCCTGATGGAGAACGGCTCCGTCTGGGGACATGGGGCGTACCTGGGACCGGATTTTTCGGCGGCGTATCTGCACGCATTGGCGGTACAGGCGGGACCGGCGTTGAAACAGAATCGCTATGATCCGCAGACTGGCGCCTTAACGTTTACGGAGACCGAGGTAGCCGTATTCGAGAAGCAGGTAGCCCAGTGGACGGACTACTTCGCAGAGCCGGCGGGGAATGTTGGGTTGCCGGCCAAATACATCGTTGACCCCACGGAGTTGCGGCAGCTTACGGCCTTTTTCGCATGGACGGCCTGGGCGTCGGTTGCGAATCGACCTGGCAAGCCCTACTCCTATACGAACAACTTTCCGTACGAACCGCTGGCCGGGAATACACTGACGGCTGACGCAATTCTGTGGAGCGCGCTGAGTCTGATTGCGCTGTTGGCGGGGATCGCGGGGGTGCTGGTCGCATTCGGCAAGTTCGATTTCCTGGGCTGGAAGGGGGGGAGCGGACATGTGCACCCGATGATGCTGCCCGGTATGGCGTCGGAGAGCCAGCGAGCAACAATCAAGCTGTTTGTCATTGTCGCGTTGCTCTTTCTGGCGCAGGTGATTGTCGGCGCCGCCACCGCGCATTACCGGGCGGAGCCCGGCAAGTTCTACGGGATCGATCTGGCACAGATCGCGCCGAGCCACATCATGCGGACATGGCACCTGCAGTTCGCGATCTTCTGGATCGCAACCGCCTACGTGGCAGGCGGGCTGTTCCTGGCTGCGACGCTGGGCAACAGCGAGCCGCGCGGGCAGGTCCTGGGCATCAATCTGTTGGGGGCCGCTCTGCTGGTGGTTGTGGTCGGCAGTTCCCTGGGCGAGTGGCTGGGGGTGCAGCAGGTGTTCGGCTCGCTGTGGTTCTGGCTGGGGCATCAGGGCTGGGAGTATCTGGACCTGGGGCGGCTGTGGCAGATCCTGTTGGTCGTCGGGCTGCTGCTGTGGCTGATGCTGCTGGTACGCGCTACGGCGTCGGCGCGGCAGAACCCGAAACAGCGTCAGATCGCCTCGCTGTTTCTGTATGCCGCCCTCGCGATCCCCCTCTTTTACCTGCCGGCGATGTTCTTCGACAGCACCACCCACCTATCGGTTGTGGATAACTGGCGGTTCTGGATCGTCCACCTCTGGGTCGAAGGATTTCTGGAACTGTTCGTGACGGTCATGGTGGCGCTGATCTTTCTGGAGTTGGGCGTGATGTCGCAGACGAACGTGGCACGGGTCGTCTATCTTGACGCCATCCTCTATCTGGGTAGCGGCATCATCGGCACCGGACACCATTGGTACTGGACCGGCCAGACGACCATCACGATGGCCCTGTCGGCTGTTTTCTCGGCCATGGAGGTGGTCCCGCTGACCCTGTTGACGTTGGATGCGTGGGACTTCATCAAGCTCACCCGAAGTCAGTGCGGGGTGTGCGAGTTGCCGGTGTCGTTTCCGCACAAGTGGACCTTTTATTTCCTGATGGCGGTCGGCTTCTGGAATTTCGTCGGCGCGGGCGTGTTCGGTTTCCTCATCAACCTGCCGGTCGTCAGTTTCTATGAGGTCGGGACGATCCTGACATCAAACCACGGGCATACGGCGATGATGGGCGTATTCGGGATGCTCGCGCTCGCGCTGATGGTGATTGCCTTCCGGCAGGTGCTGGATGAACCGCAGTGGCAGCGGATAGAGAAACTTGTGCGCGTGTCATTCTGGGGACTGAATGTCGGTCTGGCGATGATGGTCATTCTGAGCCTCTTTCCCGGAGGCATCCTGCAACTGTGGGATGTATTGACCAACGGTTATTGGCATGCGCGCGGTCCTGAGTTTATGAACCGGCCGTTCGTGCGCCTGCTGGAATGGCTGCGCCTTCCCGGGGATGCCGTGTTTATCGTGTTCGGCGCTGCGCCGATGGCGTGGGCGGCGGTTCTGACCTGGAGGTCCGTCCTCGTCGGCAGAAGGCGTCACTCACGGAATAATATCGATTCGCTGTCGTCGTGGTCTTCGTCGTGA
- the phnE gene encoding phosphonate ABC transporter, permease protein PhnE yields MSERMERSSLAAIPAGTHRRDHPFARSLMILVGLLILIAWSYIGTEFSLRSLLGGESVIQILAYVSKLFPPDLSARFLWNTGYWALETFAMSFLGTILAVLIACSLVVLSSRNLMFTGLLFEMGQSRPWMRGLRTALYLCAKAVLNLLRTVPHLVWALILVFAVGLGPFPGMLALGIHTGGVLGRLFGEVMENVEVQPIEALQATGAGRLQILFYGILPQVLPECVAYTLYRWEVNIREAVILGYVGAGGLGQQIQIAISLFLEHRLLTLILAIYLIVTAVDALSAHLRSRLI; encoded by the coding sequence ATGTCTGAAAGGATGGAGCGTTCTTCCCTGGCGGCGATACCGGCAGGGACTCACAGGCGCGATCACCCCTTCGCCCGGAGCCTCATGATCCTTGTCGGGCTCCTTATCCTCATCGCCTGGAGCTATATAGGAACGGAGTTCTCGCTGCGCAGCCTCTTAGGCGGTGAGAGTGTCATTCAGATCCTCGCCTATGTCAGCAAGCTCTTCCCGCCGGATCTGTCTGCCCGGTTCCTGTGGAATACCGGTTATTGGGCGCTCGAGACCTTTGCCATGTCGTTTCTGGGGACGATCCTGGCGGTCCTGATCGCCTGCTCCCTGGTCGTTCTTTCCAGCCGTAATCTGATGTTCACCGGGCTCTTGTTTGAAATGGGCCAGAGCCGTCCATGGATGCGCGGGCTCCGGACCGCTCTGTATCTTTGCGCCAAGGCCGTGCTCAATCTCCTGCGGACTGTTCCCCACCTGGTCTGGGCGTTGATTCTTGTCTTTGCGGTCGGCCTCGGCCCGTTCCCGGGGATGCTTGCGCTCGGGATTCACACCGGAGGCGTCCTGGGACGGCTGTTTGGCGAGGTAATGGAAAACGTCGAGGTCCAGCCGATCGAGGCATTACAGGCGACCGGCGCCGGCCGTCTGCAGATTCTGTTCTACGGTATCCTGCCCCAGGTCTTGCCGGAATGTGTCGCGTATACCCTGTACCGCTGGGAGGTCAACATCCGGGAGGCGGTCATCCTCGGCTACGTGGGGGCCGGGGGCCTGGGCCAGCAGATCCAGATCGCCATCAGCCTCTTCCTGGAGCACCGGCTGCTGACCCTGATTCTTGCCATCTACCTGATCGTCACCGCCGTCGATGCCCTCAGCGCCCACCTCAGAAGCCGCCTCATCTGA
- a CDS encoding ABC transporter permease: MQSNRSPVPASLILPARRFSTLQIVWSVLFILTFLGSYRLAQVKPLLLFEPEGRRHIRTFVAGMFPPDLSWDFLSLLGRPIIETIQLSVMGTFMAVVIGLPLGLAATRSLTFTGILNARKGEDGRRRIVLIRKGGYLLARATLSLFRTIPEFVWAFMFVRAVGLGPFPGVLAIGISYAGMLGKVYSEILEHANPGPLEALQATGASRSAILLYGLLPQALPNLVSYTLYRWECAIRASTILGFVGAGGIGQQLEISMRMFNFNQVLTLVAILFVMVAGVDTLSAKIRSAILGRSNV, from the coding sequence GTGCAGAGCAATCGTTCGCCCGTTCCTGCCAGCCTTATCTTACCGGCTAGACGCTTTTCCACTCTTCAGATTGTCTGGTCCGTCCTGTTCATTCTGACGTTTCTGGGAAGCTACAGGCTCGCGCAGGTCAAGCCCTTGCTGCTGTTTGAGCCCGAGGGACGTCGACATATCCGGACATTCGTTGCCGGCATGTTCCCGCCCGACCTGTCCTGGGACTTCCTGAGCCTCCTGGGTCGCCCGATCATCGAAACGATCCAGCTTTCCGTGATGGGCACCTTCATGGCCGTCGTCATCGGATTGCCTCTCGGCCTTGCGGCGACTCGGTCGCTGACCTTCACCGGTATTCTCAACGCGCGCAAGGGGGAGGACGGCCGTCGCCGTATCGTCCTTATCCGTAAAGGTGGTTATCTGCTGGCCAGGGCGACCCTCAGTCTGTTCCGGACCATCCCTGAATTCGTGTGGGCCTTCATGTTTGTCCGAGCCGTCGGCCTGGGACCGTTCCCGGGTGTCCTGGCCATTGGGATTTCGTATGCGGGGATGCTCGGGAAGGTCTACTCGGAGATCCTGGAGCATGCCAATCCAGGACCTCTGGAGGCGCTGCAGGCGACCGGCGCCTCGCGGTCCGCCATTCTCCTGTACGGCCTGTTGCCGCAGGCACTGCCGAATCTGGTCTCCTATACCCTCTATCGGTGGGAATGCGCCATTCGCGCATCAACGATTCTCGGCTTTGTGGGCGCAGGGGGGATCGGCCAGCAACTCGAGATCTCGATGCGAATGTTCAATTTCAACCAGGTCCTGACCCTGGTCGCGATCCTGTTCGTCATGGTGGCCGGTGTGGATACCTTGAGCGCGAAAATCCGCAGTGCGATTCTGGGTCGATCGAATGTCTGA
- a CDS encoding ABC transporter ATP-binding protein: MYLLDRICKVFDGRTVAVRELSLEIQRGDRVALIGPSGAGKTTLFRMLNLTIPPTSGTILFDGLDSRHLSGGHLREVRRRIGTIYQQHNLVPRLQVVHNVLSGKLGSWPMWRAIQSLIRPTEIELASNALSQVGIAGKLYERTDTLSGGQQQRVAIARLLVQDPEVILADEPVSSVDPALATGIVKLLIDLSRTCRKTLLMNLHSVDLALAYFPRVIGLRDGTILFDLPAAAVTDEHLAALYVGVQAEAAEEEILGRAEQSFARSCQPYLTG, from the coding sequence ATGTACCTCCTTGATCGCATTTGTAAGGTCTTCGATGGTCGAACGGTCGCTGTGCGCGAACTCAGCTTGGAGATCCAACGGGGCGATCGAGTAGCCCTGATCGGTCCAAGCGGGGCCGGCAAGACGACGCTGTTTCGTATGTTGAACCTGACAATCCCCCCGACCTCCGGCACCATCCTGTTCGACGGATTGGACAGCAGGCACCTGTCCGGAGGGCACCTCCGCGAGGTCCGACGCCGGATCGGCACGATCTATCAGCAACACAACCTGGTTCCGCGCCTGCAGGTCGTTCATAACGTACTGTCCGGCAAACTCGGGTCCTGGCCGATGTGGCGAGCCATACAATCGTTGATCCGACCTACGGAGATCGAACTGGCCTCGAACGCACTCAGTCAGGTCGGTATCGCCGGCAAGCTGTACGAGCGGACCGACACTCTCTCCGGCGGCCAACAGCAGCGGGTTGCTATTGCCCGCCTGCTGGTCCAAGATCCCGAGGTCATCCTGGCCGATGAGCCGGTCTCTTCCGTCGATCCGGCATTGGCAACCGGCATCGTCAAGTTGCTGATCGATCTGAGCCGGACCTGCCGTAAGACGTTACTCATGAATCTTCACAGTGTCGATCTGGCCCTGGCCTACTTCCCCCGCGTGATCGGACTGAGGGACGGAACGATCCTGTTCGATCTGCCGGCTGCGGCGGTAACGGATGAACACCTGGCAGCCCTCTACGTCGGAGTTCAGGCGGAGGCCGCCGAAGAGGAGATCCTTGGCCGTGCAGAGCAATCGTTCGCCCGTTCCTGCCAGCCTTATCTTACCGGCTAG
- a CDS encoding PAS domain-containing sensor histidine kinase: MTLGIRGKEILGISLLVFLIVSVASIVHLSTTTRLVLKDAAEKGTFQAQQIFSGATRAVARARRARPEATLQRDRELRALLDASIGYSPHLVYAMITDRSGTILVHSERSREGQPAIPRQQIEQLLEMNPLRQLGVLAHQHQVFETTFPLSLNDRPFGAIRLGLAGSLIWRELSAAVRRSVLLAVLAFPLAWVVAFTLSNLVVVPLRQIAQDVDRMARGEFDTTFASHRDDEVGQIAAKLNLLGRQIQQDRSSLMSEKTRLEGIMHCLEDAIILLNREQAVIFANPVAEALLACPLMHAAGQPLHTILGGTHPLAAAVEEVFRRRSPVKHLSLQVPGDRDTPLDVLASAYPVLDHGDVVGGMVILTNTEPLRQIQSLVDYSQKLAELGKLTSGVAHEVKNPLNAMIIHLELLKQKLNDPSEEVSKGLELLGGQVHRLDRVVQGFLRFVRPQTLQLKPMDLNGLLREITQTVDAQGAANRITFAFRLYDGLPPINGDSELLQQVFLNLILNACQAMPDGGTVTLATDRTAEGIIRAHVSDQGIGIPVEDLDKIFRLYYTTKSEGNGIGLSLVYRIVQMHGGRIEVDSKVGQGTTMTVSFTPA; this comes from the coding sequence ATGACGCTCGGCATCCGAGGCAAGGAAATCCTCGGCATCAGTCTGCTGGTTTTTTTGATCGTCTCGGTCGCTTCGATTGTCCACCTTTCTACGACGACCCGCCTGGTACTGAAGGACGCCGCGGAGAAAGGGACGTTCCAGGCGCAGCAGATCTTCTCCGGCGCCACTCGGGCCGTCGCCAGGGCGCGTCGAGCCCGTCCCGAGGCGACGCTGCAACGCGACCGGGAACTCCGCGCGCTTCTCGATGCCAGCATCGGCTATTCGCCGCACCTCGTCTATGCGATGATCACCGATCGCTCCGGTACGATTCTGGTGCACAGCGAGCGCTCCCGCGAAGGGCAACCTGCGATCCCTCGGCAACAGATCGAGCAACTGCTGGAGATGAACCCGCTGCGGCAACTCGGGGTGCTGGCCCACCAGCACCAGGTATTCGAGACAACCTTCCCGCTCAGCCTAAACGACCGGCCTTTCGGAGCGATCCGGCTCGGGCTGGCCGGGAGCCTCATCTGGCGCGAGCTCTCCGCTGCGGTTCGGCGGAGTGTCCTGCTGGCGGTGCTTGCGTTCCCGCTTGCTTGGGTTGTCGCCTTCACCCTCTCAAACCTCGTCGTAGTCCCCTTGCGTCAAATCGCCCAAGACGTTGATCGGATGGCACGCGGCGAGTTTGACACAACCTTTGCATCCCATCGGGACGACGAGGTGGGACAGATTGCGGCAAAGCTCAACCTCCTGGGACGCCAAATCCAGCAGGATCGATCCTCGCTCATGAGCGAAAAGACCAGACTTGAGGGGATCATGCACTGCCTGGAAGACGCCATCATTCTGCTGAACCGGGAGCAGGCGGTCATTTTCGCCAATCCGGTCGCCGAGGCCCTCTTGGCCTGTCCTCTTATGCACGCCGCCGGTCAACCGTTGCATACCATCCTTGGCGGCACCCATCCCCTAGCTGCAGCAGTGGAGGAAGTCTTCCGACGACGGTCACCGGTCAAACACCTCTCCCTTCAGGTGCCGGGCGACCGCGATACCCCGCTGGATGTCTTGGCCTCCGCCTACCCTGTGCTGGATCATGGCGATGTGGTGGGAGGTATGGTGATCCTCACGAATACCGAACCGCTTCGGCAGATTCAATCGCTTGTTGACTACTCCCAGAAACTTGCGGAACTGGGAAAGCTCACGTCGGGTGTTGCACACGAAGTCAAGAACCCGTTGAATGCGATGATCATCCATTTGGAGTTGTTGAAGCAGAAGCTCAACGATCCGTCTGAGGAGGTCAGCAAGGGCCTGGAACTGCTTGGAGGACAGGTCCATCGCCTGGATCGTGTCGTGCAAGGCTTTCTCCGTTTTGTCCGTCCACAGACGCTTCAACTGAAGCCGATGGACCTCAACGGGCTCCTCCGAGAGATTACGCAAACGGTTGATGCGCAAGGCGCAGCAAATCGGATCACCTTCGCCTTTCGGCTTTACGACGGACTCCCCCCCATCAATGGTGATTCGGAGTTGCTTCAGCAGGTCTTCCTCAACTTGATCCTGAATGCGTGTCAGGCGATGCCCGATGGCGGAACGGTGACGCTTGCAACAGATCGGACCGCCGAGGGGATCATCCGCGCACATGTCAGCGATCAGGGGATAGGTATCCCTGTCGAAGACCTCGACAAAATCTTTCGACTCTACTACACTACAAAGTCGGAGGGGAATGGAATTGGACTGTCGTTGGTGTATCGGATCGTCCAGATGCATGGGGGAAGGATCGAGGTCGACTCGAAGGTAGGACAAGGGACGACCATGACGGTCTCTTTTACACCGGCCTAG
- a CDS encoding transcriptional regulator, with translation MTKAKILVAEDELASRTGLQELLAGWGYEVAVAADGQEALEKTSELQPSLIIADLVMPKMDGIALLRTLKADTALPSLIILTGQGTIETAVQAMQEGAYDYLTKPVDVGRLRVLVEKAIERGAVLKEVSLLRHQVRHLGRFSRLVGNTPAMQEVYRLLELAAPSTAPVFICGGSGTGKELAARTIHDLSPRKHGPFVPINCAAIPETLLESEIFGHEKGAFTGATERRMGCFELADGGTIFLDEVAEMKVATQAKFLRILQEGTFRRLSGSKEIHVDVRVVAATNKNPAQAVEDGLIREDLYYRLNVFNIYLPPLRERPEDIPLLIRAFLEEFNDKYDKAVRSVDAGALALLTEHDWPGNVRELRNVLERAVLVAPESLITSADLPTHFSTPRRGPAAGFNIPAGTTIDAAEKALIFTTLERTNQNKTRAAEMLGISLKTLHNKLARYREEASSSPTVQE, from the coding sequence ATGACAAAAGCAAAGATCTTAGTTGCCGAGGATGAACTTGCTTCCAGAACGGGGCTACAGGAGCTACTCGCGGGCTGGGGGTATGAGGTCGCCGTGGCAGCCGACGGTCAAGAGGCGCTGGAGAAGACGAGCGAACTCCAGCCGTCCCTTATCATCGCCGACCTCGTCATGCCGAAGATGGACGGAATCGCCCTCCTCCGTACGCTTAAGGCAGATACAGCCCTCCCCTCGCTGATCATTCTGACCGGACAGGGAACGATTGAGACCGCAGTCCAGGCGATGCAAGAAGGGGCCTACGACTACCTCACCAAACCGGTCGACGTGGGGCGGCTCCGCGTCCTTGTGGAGAAAGCCATCGAGCGTGGGGCGGTCTTGAAGGAGGTCAGCCTGCTGCGCCACCAGGTCCGTCATCTGGGCCGGTTCAGCCGATTGGTGGGCAACACGCCGGCCATGCAAGAGGTCTACCGGCTGCTGGAGCTGGCCGCACCCAGTACGGCACCGGTCTTCATCTGTGGGGGGAGCGGCACCGGAAAAGAGTTGGCGGCTCGGACGATTCACGATCTCTCTCCTCGTAAGCACGGTCCCTTCGTTCCGATCAACTGTGCGGCTATTCCGGAGACGCTGCTGGAGAGTGAGATATTCGGCCACGAGAAAGGGGCCTTCACCGGCGCGACCGAACGGAGGATGGGATGCTTTGAACTGGCGGACGGCGGGACCATCTTTCTTGATGAGGTCGCAGAGATGAAGGTCGCGACTCAGGCCAAGTTTCTCAGGATCCTTCAGGAGGGAACGTTTCGCCGCCTCAGTGGAAGTAAAGAGATCCACGTGGATGTCCGGGTGGTGGCCGCAACGAACAAGAATCCCGCTCAAGCGGTCGAAGACGGCCTTATTCGCGAGGACCTCTACTATCGTCTAAATGTGTTCAACATCTATCTTCCCCCTCTTAGAGAACGGCCCGAAGATATCCCCCTCCTTATTCGAGCGTTCCTTGAGGAGTTCAACGACAAATACGATAAAGCGGTCCGGAGCGTGGATGCCGGGGCGCTCGCCCTCTTGACCGAGCACGATTGGCCCGGCAATGTCCGTGAGCTTCGGAACGTACTGGAACGCGCCGTCCTCGTGGCTCCGGAATCCTTAATCACCTCAGCCGACCTGCCGACCCATTTTTCTACCCCACGTCGTGGGCCGGCTGCGGGCTTCAATATCCCCGCGGGGACGACGATCGATGCCGCCGAAAAGGCACTGATTTTCACAACGCTGGAGCGGACCAACCAGAATAAGACCCGGGCCGCGGAGATGCTGGGGATCAGCCTGAAGACACTGCACAACAAGTTAGCCCGCTATCGAGAAGAGGCCTCCTCTTCACCAACCGTACAGGAATAA